One genomic region from Fictibacillus marinisediminis encodes:
- a CDS encoding class I SAM-dependent DNA methyltransferase, with protein sequence MYSKEFFKSKREDSLSSANGVVPIVMELIQPKSVLDVGCGTGTWLTVFKKKYRIRDILGVDGDYVDRRQLDIPRRKFFPYNLENLLDLGRTFDLVVSLEVAEHLPELCAETFVQSLVNHGSVVLFSAAIPDQGGDHHVNEQWPDYWIEKFKKHDFLVIDCIRDKVWSSDTVGWWYAQNMFLFVKREYLFNHPVLLSFYKDINPVSFNKVHPNNQLSTL encoded by the coding sequence ATGTATTCAAAAGAGTTCTTTAAAAGTAAAAGAGAAGATTCATTATCATCCGCAAACGGGGTTGTTCCCATCGTAATGGAATTAATCCAGCCAAAATCAGTTTTAGATGTTGGATGTGGGACGGGAACGTGGTTAACGGTTTTTAAGAAGAAATATAGAATAAGAGATATTCTTGGCGTTGATGGTGACTATGTGGACAGGAGGCAGCTGGATATACCAAGGAGAAAGTTCTTCCCGTATAACTTGGAGAATCTTCTTGATTTGGGAAGAACATTTGATTTGGTTGTGTCGCTTGAAGTGGCGGAACATCTCCCTGAGCTTTGTGCTGAAACCTTTGTGCAATCCCTTGTGAATCATGGCTCAGTTGTATTATTTTCAGCAGCTATACCTGATCAGGGCGGTGATCACCATGTTAACGAACAGTGGCCAGATTATTGGATTGAAAAATTTAAAAAACATGATTTCCTGGTTATTGACTGTATACGAGATAAGGTGTGGAGCAGTGATACAGTTGGATGGTGGTATGCTCAAAATATGTTTTTGTTCGTAAAAAGGGAATATTTATTTAACCACCCGGTTTTATTGTCTTTTTATAAAGATATAAACCCAGTATCTTTTAATAAAGTACACCCCAATAACCAGCTTTCAACTTTATGA
- a CDS encoding glycosyltransferase family 2 protein, translating into MENYDVTVLIPSYNPGIFLKDALESVFRQTYDKWKIVLVDDASTDQSLALVEDYLNDPRVTLIRLKENAGQSKAQNEGLAVIDTPFIMKLDSDDWLFFDTIEKLRNEAEKVSDHVALIWGNKTDIYEDREGNKLLEVPRIGGRSYSDRYEFLLSNDVPFPRFYRTSALKQVGGWPTDDPWEGRHLEDKRMDALLIEHFEIHWIDEMLYNYRQHANNATKKIDLYNEVFEWHIFNTLKNWGDLYTPVFRTYCGWKQLAQLIPKQNPV; encoded by the coding sequence ATGGAAAATTATGATGTTACCGTTTTGATACCTTCCTATAATCCTGGAATATTTTTAAAGGATGCATTGGAAAGTGTGTTCCGGCAAACTTATGATAAATGGAAAATAGTTTTGGTAGACGATGCCTCCACAGATCAAAGTCTTGCTTTGGTCGAAGACTACTTAAATGATCCGAGGGTTACTTTAATTCGTTTGAAAGAAAATGCAGGTCAGTCAAAAGCACAAAATGAGGGCCTTGCCGTTATTGATACGCCTTTCATAATGAAGCTTGATTCAGATGATTGGCTTTTTTTTGACACAATTGAAAAACTAAGAAATGAAGCAGAAAAGGTTTCAGATCACGTTGCACTTATTTGGGGCAATAAAACAGATATTTATGAGGATCGGGAAGGGAATAAACTATTGGAAGTACCGCGCATCGGGGGACGTTCCTATAGTGATAGGTATGAATTCTTATTATCTAACGATGTACCCTTTCCCCGTTTTTACAGAACGTCCGCTCTAAAACAAGTGGGTGGATGGCCAACCGATGATCCATGGGAAGGACGTCATCTTGAAGATAAACGAATGGATGCATTGCTTATTGAACATTTTGAAATTCACTGGATAGATGAGATGCTTTATAATTACAGGCAGCATGCAAATAATGCTACCAAAAAAATAGATCTATATAATGAAGTTTTTGAATGGCACATCTTTAATACTTTAAAAAATTGGGGTGACTTGTATACCCCTGTTTTTAGAACATATTGTGGCTGGAAACAGCTGGCACAGCTTATTCCAAAGCAAAATCCTGTATAA
- the glf gene encoding UDP-galactopyranose mutase: MKFDYLIVGAGFSGCVMAERISSILGKRVLIVEQRNHIAGNAYDYFDENGVLVHKFGPHIFHTNSKKVWDYLSAYTEWIPYYHRVLGMLDGEMVPIPFNLNSLNILFPSTKAKAIENALLEQFKLGDKITILQLQNNKNKQLQNLADYIYEKVFHGYTVKQWGLRPEELDASVTGRVPILISRDNRYFQDKYQAMPKHGYTEMFRRMLKSPNIKLLLNTDYKEILADVQFNKLIFTGPIDMYFEYKFGQLPYRSLRFEFEFHNKEEFQEAGQINYPNEYEFTRITEFKKLTHQKNILGTTIAREYPEVYKKGINDPYYPVPKKEYREQYILYENEAQTIKDKVIFAGRLAEYKYYNMDQIVARALHLFEKEINTEKDNKE, encoded by the coding sequence ATGAAATTCGATTATTTAATTGTAGGAGCGGGTTTCTCAGGTTGTGTAATGGCTGAAAGAATTTCCAGTATATTGGGGAAAAGGGTTCTAATTGTCGAACAAAGGAATCATATTGCAGGTAATGCCTATGATTATTTTGATGAAAATGGAGTTCTCGTTCATAAATTTGGTCCACATATTTTTCACACGAATTCGAAGAAAGTGTGGGATTATCTTTCAGCCTATACGGAATGGATTCCTTATTATCACAGAGTACTTGGTATGCTTGATGGAGAAATGGTCCCAATCCCATTTAACCTCAACTCACTAAATATACTATTTCCTTCCACCAAAGCCAAAGCAATAGAAAACGCCCTGTTGGAACAATTTAAGTTAGGGGATAAGATAACGATCCTACAGCTTCAAAATAACAAAAATAAACAGCTGCAAAATCTCGCAGATTATATTTACGAAAAGGTATTTCATGGTTATACGGTAAAACAATGGGGGTTAAGACCCGAAGAGCTGGATGCGTCTGTAACAGGACGGGTACCTATTCTCATCTCCAGAGACAATCGGTACTTTCAAGATAAATATCAAGCGATGCCAAAGCATGGATATACTGAAATGTTTAGAAGAATGCTGAAAAGCCCAAACATCAAATTATTGTTGAATACTGACTACAAAGAAATCTTAGCAGATGTTCAGTTTAACAAATTAATTTTTACAGGCCCTATCGATATGTATTTTGAATATAAATTTGGCCAATTGCCATACAGAAGCTTACGGTTCGAATTTGAATTCCACAATAAGGAGGAATTTCAAGAAGCAGGCCAGATCAATTATCCAAATGAGTATGAATTTACGCGTATTACGGAATTTAAAAAATTAACACACCAAAAGAACATCCTGGGAACAACGATTGCGAGAGAATATCCGGAAGTCTACAAAAAAGGTATTAATGACCCGTATTATCCCGTTCCCAAAAAAGAATACAGGGAGCAATATATATTATATGAAAATGAAGCGCAAACCATTAAAGACAAAGTGATATTTGCCGGAAGATTGGCAGAATACAAGTATTATAATATGGACCAAATCGTAGCCAGGGCTCTGCACTTGTTCGAAAAAGAAATTAATACAGAAAAGGATAATAAAGAATAG
- the galE gene encoding UDP-glucose 4-epimerase GalE: protein MILVTGGAGYIGSHVVKALIMKNYQVVVIDNLSTGNQEALDPKAIFVKGDVRNPKDLGEIFSNYPIRAVMHFAANAYVGESVEKPAVYYSNNVNGMITLLKMMVQYNVKKIVFSSSCAVYGKPPCKMINESTPAIPINPYGWTKLIGEQLLRDFSTAYSLKYIALRYFNVAGAIDSGELGEDHTPETHLIPNIIKHLLGETKKIFVYGNDYETRDGTCIRDYIHVTDLSNAHILALEALLDSKAANRVYNVGNEKGISVNEIIKMCETIIGRKATVEYAKRRDGDPPALIASADLLKEEFNWKAQFDLKDMIESACQWFLNNPKGYKKP from the coding sequence ATGATTCTTGTGACAGGAGGAGCAGGATATATTGGGAGTCACGTAGTCAAAGCTTTAATTATGAAAAATTATCAGGTTGTTGTTATTGATAATTTGTCAACAGGCAATCAGGAAGCACTTGATCCTAAAGCAATATTTGTAAAAGGGGATGTAAGAAACCCTAAAGATTTAGGAGAAATCTTTTCAAATTACCCTATTCGTGCAGTTATGCATTTTGCAGCAAATGCATACGTAGGAGAGTCGGTTGAAAAACCTGCAGTATATTATAGCAACAACGTCAATGGAATGATAACCCTATTGAAGATGATGGTGCAATATAATGTTAAGAAAATTGTTTTCTCCTCATCATGTGCAGTTTACGGGAAACCGCCTTGCAAGATGATAAATGAAAGTACTCCTGCAATTCCCATTAATCCATATGGTTGGACCAAATTAATTGGGGAGCAACTATTAAGAGACTTTTCAACAGCATATTCGCTAAAATATATTGCTCTGCGGTATTTTAATGTAGCAGGCGCCATTGACTCAGGAGAATTGGGAGAGGACCACACACCTGAGACCCATTTAATTCCCAATATCATAAAACATTTACTCGGCGAGACGAAAAAAATTTTTGTATATGGTAATGATTATGAAACAAGAGACGGTACATGCATAAGAGATTATATCCATGTTACAGACTTAAGTAATGCCCACATTCTTGCACTTGAAGCACTGCTGGATAGTAAGGCTGCCAACAGAGTTTATAACGTAGGAAATGAAAAAGGAATAAGTGTGAATGAAATAATAAAAATGTGCGAAACGATAATCGGCAGAAAAGCCACTGTGGAATATGCAAAAAGGCGTGATGGAGATCCTCCTGCTCTCATAGCCAGTGCAGATTTGTTAAAAGAAGAGTTTAACTGGAAGGCACAGTTTGACCTGAAAGATATGATCGAATCAGCATGTCAATGGTTTTTAAATAATCCAAAAGGTTATAAAAAACCGTAA
- a CDS encoding glycosyltransferase, giving the protein MDNIFDNYKNQNYDHKELIIVLNQDSMCLKKWREKAKNYDNVSVFQLPELTSLGNCINFAVGQAKYDIIANFEDDDYYAPAYLQHSISVLNSMKADVIGKTSVYIYLKNKQVLAVFNPGNENQYVNHQSSFAKQYLQGGTLVFYKAILDLVRFPDQVKEVDRIFCRDCVKAGLRVYSTTKENFTYVRKDDQEQHTWKVPVDVILSISQFITKTDDFKPFVSKF; this is encoded by the coding sequence ATGGATAATATATTTGATAATTACAAGAATCAAAATTACGATCATAAAGAACTGATTATTGTGCTTAATCAAGACAGTATGTGTTTGAAAAAATGGCGTGAAAAAGCAAAAAATTATGATAATGTTTCTGTTTTTCAACTCCCAGAACTTACCTCCTTAGGTAATTGTATCAATTTTGCAGTGGGGCAGGCTAAATATGATATAATTGCAAATTTTGAAGATGACGATTATTATGCACCAGCATATCTACAGCATTCTATTTCTGTATTGAATTCTATGAAAGCGGATGTTATCGGAAAGACATCGGTATATATATATTTGAAAAACAAGCAAGTATTAGCTGTTTTCAATCCAGGCAATGAAAATCAATATGTCAATCATCAAAGCAGTTTTGCAAAGCAATATTTACAAGGAGGAACATTAGTATTTTATAAAGCAATTCTGGACCTAGTAAGGTTTCCCGATCAGGTTAAAGAAGTAGACCGGATTTTTTGCAGGGACTGTGTGAAGGCGGGCTTAAGGGTTTACTCAACAACAAAAGAAAATTTCACCTATGTAAGGAAGGATGATCAGGAACAGCATACGTGGAAGGTGCCTGTGGATGTTATTTTAAGCATAAGCCAATTTATTACGAAGACAGATGATTTCAAACCGTTTGTATCAAAGTTTTGA
- a CDS encoding glycosyltransferase — MVSVITCTIRDNCMEEVFLNFDRQQDVEKELIIILNKDNLDAEKWKERAADSSNISIYQLPSDTTLGECLNFGVEKAKFSHIAKFDDDDYYSPYYLLDSLQSIRNSQASVVGKTSIFMYFKDQSLLTEFNPNKFGGAAAKNEETYNNHLLMGGTLVFKKEVFNTVKFSSTNIAEDSAFCKSCIENGIPLYSATKDNYVYLRSYEPESHTWRIKNNTILKFCSVIAKTDDFRPYITKKPIL; from the coding sequence ATGGTTTCCGTCATCACTTGCACGATAAGGGATAATTGTATGGAAGAGGTTTTCCTTAATTTTGATCGGCAGCAAGATGTAGAAAAAGAATTAATTATCATTTTAAATAAAGATAATTTGGATGCTGAAAAATGGAAAGAAAGAGCAGCTGATTCTTCTAACATTTCTATCTATCAATTACCATCCGATACTACGCTGGGAGAATGTTTAAACTTTGGTGTAGAAAAAGCAAAGTTCAGCCATATCGCTAAATTTGATGATGATGATTACTATTCGCCATATTACTTGTTGGATTCACTTCAATCTATAAGAAATTCTCAAGCATCCGTAGTTGGAAAAACCTCCATTTTTATGTACTTTAAAGATCAAAGCCTGCTTACCGAATTTAATCCGAATAAGTTTGGGGGGGCAGCTGCGAAAAATGAGGAGACATACAATAATCATTTATTAATGGGAGGGACGCTGGTTTTTAAAAAAGAAGTTTTTAATACCGTAAAATTCAGTTCCACCAATATTGCTGAGGATTCAGCTTTTTGTAAATCATGTATTGAGAATGGAATTCCTCTGTACTCAGCAACTAAAGATAACTATGTTTATTTAAGAAGCTATGAACCAGAAAGCCATACATGGAGGATTAAAAATAACACGATTTTGAAATTCTGCAGCGTGATCGCTAAAACCGATGACTTCCGGCCATATATTACTAAAAAACCTATTCTCTAA
- a CDS encoding DUF421 domain-containing protein, which translates to MRLGTITIEMIIGFFALFFLTKLLGKTQLSQLTPFDFISALILGELVGNAMYDPDVHIWMILFAISVWGVLMYSLEMLTQKSMTLRKVLEGSPSIIVRNGVIDRKQLKKNKLDINQLQDLIRQKGHFSMREIEYAILETNGSISVLPKSNVQPVTRKDLKLHEVEVTLPVTLILDGKIIHDNLKTAGVDEEWLRAQLLKRKINSAQDVLYAEWKKGHELLVMKEKD; encoded by the coding sequence ATGAGGCTTGGTACAATTACAATTGAAATGATCATTGGTTTTTTTGCTCTTTTCTTTTTAACTAAATTATTAGGAAAAACACAATTATCACAGCTTACACCTTTCGACTTTATTTCAGCTCTTATCCTCGGAGAACTTGTCGGAAATGCGATGTATGACCCTGATGTGCACATTTGGATGATCTTATTTGCGATTAGCGTATGGGGAGTACTTATGTATTCATTGGAGATGCTGACACAAAAATCAATGACGCTGCGCAAGGTTCTCGAAGGGTCTCCCTCTATCATCGTCCGAAACGGCGTCATTGACCGTAAACAGCTGAAAAAGAACAAGCTTGATATCAACCAGCTTCAAGATCTTATCCGGCAGAAAGGCCATTTTAGCATGAGAGAGATAGAATATGCCATTCTGGAGACGAACGGTTCCATTTCTGTACTTCCTAAATCCAATGTACAGCCGGTCACCCGCAAAGACTTAAAGCTTCATGAAGTTGAGGTTACACTTCCTGTCACTTTGATCCTGGATGGTAAAATTATTCATGACAATTTAAAAACAGCCGGAGTTGATGAGGAGTGGCTGCGGGCACAGCTTTTAAAAAGAAAAATAAACTCCGCTCAAGATGTTCTCTATGCGGAATGGAAAAAGGGACATGAACTGCTAGTAATGAAAGAAAAGGACTAA
- a CDS encoding GNAT family N-acetyltransferase, whose amino-acid sequence MEVKVLTTEDPSYKDALFVRKQVFVNEQNVSEQEEIDSFEDQSAHFVLYDDRREPIGAGRLRPIEGGGKIERVCILASRRKQGLGELLMKKMEQAAKQSGYPSLTLYAQVHAEDFYKKLGYATTSTEPFLDANIWHVAMNKALN is encoded by the coding sequence TTGGAAGTAAAAGTACTAACAACGGAAGATCCATCATACAAGGACGCTTTGTTTGTTCGAAAACAGGTTTTCGTAAATGAACAGAACGTCTCTGAGCAAGAAGAGATTGACTCGTTTGAAGATCAATCAGCCCATTTTGTCCTATACGATGACCGTCGTGAACCAATTGGCGCAGGCCGTTTACGCCCGATAGAAGGCGGAGGGAAAATTGAAAGAGTCTGTATTCTGGCCAGCCGCCGTAAACAGGGGCTCGGCGAGTTGCTGATGAAAAAGATGGAACAGGCAGCCAAACAGTCCGGTTATCCATCCCTTACATTATATGCACAGGTCCATGCAGAGGATTTCTATAAAAAATTAGGATATGCTACAACTTCAACAGAACCCTTTCTAGACGCCAATATTTGGCATGTTGCCATGAATAAAGCATTGAACTGA
- a CDS encoding 2'-5' RNA ligase family protein — protein MKYGIAIFPSEELKDKINSYRKRYDPHYSIIAPHITLKDPFEANDAEIEEIVEYIETVAKNIPPINIHITRASSFHPVNNVIYLKVDNNDELNSLHELLYEGPLEHEHPYNFVPHLTLAQKLSDVEHADVLERLKMVEAEYQETVTEFHLLKMDEESDRWKVYKTFALGKDV, from the coding sequence ATGAAATACGGTATTGCTATATTCCCATCAGAAGAACTCAAAGATAAAATAAATTCTTACCGCAAACGCTATGATCCTCATTATTCTATCATTGCACCGCATATTACACTCAAAGATCCATTTGAAGCCAACGATGCAGAAATCGAAGAAATCGTTGAATATATCGAAACAGTCGCCAAGAATATTCCTCCGATCAATATTCATATCACCCGAGCAAGTTCTTTTCATCCTGTCAACAATGTTATTTATTTGAAAGTGGATAACAATGATGAACTAAACTCCTTGCACGAGCTTCTCTATGAAGGGCCGCTCGAACACGAACATCCGTATAATTTCGTTCCTCATCTCACCCTAGCCCAAAAGCTTTCTGACGTGGAGCATGCGGATGTGCTGGAACGGTTAAAAATGGTGGAAGCAGAATACCAAGAAACCGTAACAGAATTTCATTTGTTAAAAATGGATGAAGAATCTGACCGCTGGAAAGTCTACAAGACTTTTGCGCTCGGAAAGGACGTTTAA
- a CDS encoding alpha/beta hydrolase, with protein sequence MPTFQGTVYEETIHSKELNEEIPLLIYLPPAFTTLKKYPVLIAQDGPDYFQLGRLASTADDMIQANEIEEMIIIGISHKRGEDRHHKYHPKGEKHNAYIRFMSLDLPSYVQEKFNTYLLGSGTCLLGDSLGGYVSLRCGISFPRTFGKLILQSPYVEQQILNDVRSFKGYELLTLYHSVGKEESRFESVDGFIKDFLSPNRELSDWFLNIGFDYRYNEFEGSHLWSDWQVNLRPALKFIYGK encoded by the coding sequence ATGCCCACTTTTCAAGGAACCGTCTATGAAGAAACCATACATAGTAAAGAACTTAATGAAGAAATTCCTTTATTGATCTATTTGCCTCCAGCGTTTACCACACTAAAAAAATATCCTGTATTGATCGCACAGGACGGACCTGATTATTTTCAACTCGGACGGCTTGCATCTACAGCGGATGATATGATTCAGGCGAATGAGATCGAGGAAATGATCATCATCGGTATTTCCCATAAACGCGGAGAGGACAGGCATCATAAATATCACCCAAAAGGAGAAAAACATAACGCTTATATTCGTTTCATGTCACTGGATCTGCCTTCCTATGTTCAAGAGAAGTTTAATACTTACTTATTGGGATCCGGGACGTGCCTTCTCGGAGACTCGCTTGGAGGCTATGTTTCCCTCAGATGCGGGATATCTTTTCCCCGTACCTTCGGCAAGCTGATCTTACAGTCTCCGTACGTTGAGCAGCAAATCTTGAACGATGTCCGCTCTTTCAAAGGGTATGAACTGCTGACGCTCTATCATTCCGTCGGAAAAGAAGAAAGCCGCTTTGAATCTGTTGATGGCTTTATAAAAGATTTTTTATCGCCGAACCGTGAACTTTCGGACTGGTTTCTGAACATAGGGTTTGATTATCGTTATAATGAATTTGAAGGCAGTCATCTTTGGTCAGACTGGCAAGTAAACCTCAGGCCTGCTTTAAAATTTATCTACGGAAAATAA
- a CDS encoding phosphatidylglycerophosphatase A family protein, whose product MAKRVHSRDVESAARALLAERGVTIPEIAEIVFEMQSPFSPQLTMTECIESVDAVLTKREIQHALLVGIELDKLAEKRMLSEPLQSIVEMDEGLFGVDETIALGAVFGYGSIAVTTFGHLDKYKMGIIRKLDTKTSEGIHTFLDDLVASIAANASSRLAHRLRDQEERLSKQELEQHDQEEKIG is encoded by the coding sequence ATGGCAAAACGAGTCCATAGCCGTGATGTTGAGTCTGCAGCCAGAGCCCTGCTTGCAGAACGGGGTGTAACGATTCCGGAAATCGCTGAAATTGTGTTTGAAATGCAGTCTCCCTTTTCTCCTCAATTAACGATGACAGAATGTATTGAAAGTGTTGATGCCGTGTTAACAAAACGAGAGATCCAGCATGCTTTGTTGGTTGGAATTGAGCTCGATAAATTAGCAGAAAAAAGGATGCTCTCTGAGCCATTGCAATCCATTGTGGAGATGGATGAAGGATTATTTGGTGTAGATGAAACGATTGCCCTTGGAGCAGTCTTTGGATATGGGAGTATTGCGGTTACGACGTTTGGACACCTTGATAAATATAAAATGGGTATCATTCGAAAGCTGGATACGAAAACATCCGAAGGCATCCATACGTTTCTGGACGATCTTGTCGCGAGCATTGCAGCGAATGCTTCCAGCAGGCTGGCGCACCGTCTCAGAGATCAGGAGGAAAGACTTTCAAAGCAAGAACTGGAACAGCATGATCAAGAAGAAAAGATAGGATGA
- a CDS encoding DUF6143 family protein, which yields MQNRMYPYGPGAGYGYGQGNYGNPNVNPNMNYPNPNISPNMNYPVSPNMNYPVSPNMNVNIPVSPKMKYPKEEKPTEVSPAEVTKANNFLGITETLSVCPCPPGENVWAALVNPEGSGVDLALQRITISNMTCSPINAQIYFKPTLPFNGRMSGNVTPADLSKTPSARPKGQIQFGSLPNSPVNGVLAASRIIPPYKSITVDLDGLWVIASRTNVMVFLTSTCDDSSLKSTVAFEWEEK from the coding sequence ATGCAAAATAGAATGTACCCGTATGGTCCTGGGGCGGGTTACGGCTATGGGCAAGGCAACTATGGGAACCCAAACGTGAATCCCAATATGAATTATCCGAACCCTAACATAAGCCCAAACATGAACTATCCCGTCAGCCCCAATATGAATTATCCGGTAAGTCCTAATATGAATGTAAATATCCCGGTCAGCCCAAAAATGAAATACCCTAAAGAAGAAAAGCCAACAGAAGTAAGTCCGGCAGAGGTGACGAAAGCCAACAATTTTCTAGGGATCACAGAGACGCTTTCCGTCTGCCCATGTCCTCCAGGAGAGAACGTGTGGGCGGCCCTCGTGAATCCGGAAGGTTCAGGTGTAGATCTGGCGTTACAGCGAATCACCATCTCCAATATGACGTGCAGCCCGATAAACGCTCAAATCTATTTTAAGCCCACTCTGCCGTTCAATGGAAGAATGTCAGGAAATGTTACTCCTGCAGACTTGTCAAAAACTCCATCCGCCCGGCCAAAAGGACAGATTCAGTTTGGTTCGCTTCCAAACTCTCCAGTGAACGGAGTTTTAGCAGCATCCAGAATCATTCCTCCATACAAAAGTATTACCGTTGATCTGGATGGATTGTGGGTCATTGCATCAAGAACAAATGTAATGGTTTTCCTTACCTCTACATGCGATGACAGCAGCCTGAAATCTACTGTAGCTTTTGAATGGGAAGAAAAGTGA
- a CDS encoding tyrosine-type recombinase/integrase: protein MDKRTGKRMIGDRSGTTMRKSLYELDALFQKYLSAKTAEGRAPSMVEKYKRYYRFFCDYLDNQNIPRDIRKIDTDVIRLYSSWMLNDKIKFDGHTFKPEDSKTPGLSAVTVNDRLKILRAWFRFLADEQLIDEDPMKRIKNAREESEQIQVLSPQQLRALLAAPNQRRYAGFRDACLLALLIDSMCRINEALNLKKTDIDFASSTINIRAEIAKSRKSRILPIQKRTARLLKELIEEVACFNSEYVFLANYGEPLTANHFRKQLRQYAEKAGITQRIIHPHLLRHTGATMFLEAGGDIRHLQMLLGHSDLRMVLRYTHLSKQSLIAQHEQYSPMNNVIEKRHKERKILR from the coding sequence ATGGACAAACGAACGGGAAAACGCATGATCGGAGATCGCAGCGGAACCACTATGCGCAAATCATTGTATGAACTGGACGCCTTATTCCAGAAGTATTTGAGCGCAAAAACAGCTGAAGGCCGGGCGCCCAGCATGGTGGAAAAATACAAGCGCTATTACAGATTTTTCTGCGACTACCTGGACAATCAGAACATACCGCGAGACATCCGCAAGATAGACACCGACGTCATCCGGTTATACAGCAGCTGGATGCTGAACGACAAGATAAAATTCGACGGACACACGTTCAAGCCGGAAGATTCGAAAACGCCTGGTCTGTCGGCTGTGACGGTCAATGATCGGCTGAAGATCTTGCGTGCCTGGTTCCGTTTTCTAGCCGACGAACAGCTGATCGACGAAGATCCAATGAAGCGGATCAAGAACGCCAGGGAAGAATCGGAACAGATCCAGGTTTTGAGTCCGCAACAGCTTCGCGCATTATTGGCAGCACCGAATCAACGCAGATATGCTGGATTCCGGGACGCTTGTTTATTGGCGCTATTAATCGATTCCATGTGCCGGATCAATGAAGCGTTAAACCTAAAGAAAACGGACATTGACTTTGCGTCCAGCACGATAAACATTAGAGCAGAGATCGCTAAAAGCCGAAAGTCACGTATCCTGCCGATCCAGAAGCGGACGGCGCGGCTGCTAAAAGAATTGATTGAAGAAGTTGCGTGCTTCAACAGTGAATACGTCTTTCTGGCGAACTATGGTGAACCATTGACGGCTAATCACTTCCGAAAGCAGCTGCGACAATATGCAGAGAAGGCGGGCATCACCCAGCGGATCATCCATCCACATTTATTGCGACACACAGGCGCAACAATGTTTTTGGAAGCGGGCGGCGATATCCGCCATCTGCAAATGCTGCTGGGACACAGTGATCTGCGCATGGTTTTGAGATATACGCATCTGTCGAAGCAGTCGCTGATCGCGCAGCATGAACAGTATTCGCCGATGAATAACGTAATCGAAAAGCGGCACAAAGAACGGAAGATCTTGCGCTGA
- a CDS encoding recombinase family protein, with protein MKIGYARVSTLDQSLDMQMDALKAAGCDRVFTEHASGAQDDRPELQRALDILRPGDVFVVWKLDRLARSTKKLITVAEQLEAAGVELVSIQDRIDTTTAIGKAMFRMIGVIAELERDMIRERTQAGLAAARARGRMGGRPKADQRKIDQSIALYDTQKYTVNEICDLTGISRSLLYRELKKRQPAATTR; from the coding sequence ATGAAGATCGGATATGCACGTGTTTCTACTTTGGATCAGTCGCTTGATATGCAGATGGATGCCCTGAAAGCCGCAGGCTGCGATCGGGTTTTCACTGAACACGCAAGCGGCGCCCAGGACGATCGCCCAGAATTGCAGCGTGCGCTGGACATTCTGCGCCCTGGTGACGTCTTTGTCGTTTGGAAGCTGGACAGGCTTGCGAGATCCACAAAGAAGCTGATTACAGTCGCAGAACAGCTGGAAGCTGCTGGAGTCGAATTAGTATCGATCCAGGATCGCATTGACACTACAACAGCGATCGGCAAAGCAATGTTCCGTATGATCGGTGTTATTGCGGAATTAGAACGGGATATGATCCGTGAACGCACACAGGCTGGACTGGCAGCTGCACGCGCACGTGGCCGCATGGGCGGACGGCCAAAGGCAGATCAGCGCAAAATAGATCAGTCCATTGCGTTATATGACACGCAGAAGTACACGGTCAACGAGATCTGCGATCTGACCGGGATTAGTAGATCGCTACTTTATCGCGAATTGAAAAAGCGCCAGCCAGCGGCTACAACGAGATGA